AAGGGTGCTGGGCGTGATCTCAAGGGCCGAAGCCCCTGAAAATCAGGTGGAAAGGGCAAAACGTTTCCTTCAGAACGCCGGAGCCAATGAAATTGTGTGCTGGAATACGGAAACGGGCGAGGGGCTTGAGGTGATCCGGGCTTTGGTGTTTTGAAACCGGAGTTTTTTTTGAAACATCCGCTGGATCTTATGGGTCACTGTTCCAGATTTTTTGTCAGTCCTATCACCCCGGCTATCCGTTCCTCAAAAAAGAGATCCCAGATATCCAGACAGCGCAGGGCAATGCTGTGGTTTCTCTTTTCCTGTGACTGCTCGTAAAGCCGCAGCAGAAGACCTGGCATTTCCTGAGATGGATAGGGCTGATGGGATCTCTTTTCTTTCAGAATTTTGGGGATTTCTTCAAAAACTGCAAAAATAATATCTGCCAGGGGGACAAGATCTCCCTTGAACTCCTTCAAGTCTCGAATGAAATGGTTAAAACTGTCGTCAAAGGCCTGAGACCTGATGTAGGCCCGTATGAAGGGTATCGCCTCAGAACGCTCAAGAAGACCACCTTCCCTGAAGATATTTCTCAGCTCATTCCGTACTTCCTTTTCTCCATCGTTCATAAACTGGAGAAGAAGATCCTTACATTTTTCAAAATGCTTTATGTCATGTATGAATGAAGCTGCCACGTGAGCTACCCCTCTTCTCTGTGCGAGCGTGCCGTTTCTGCACTGGGACAGTTCTTCTTCAAAAAAGTCCCAGAACAGCCAGCGTCCCGCAACCTGCCTTGCCCCCTGAAAAGCCACATCCTGGAAGGAAGAAAAAGCCATTTCAGGAATCAGATGACCGACGGTTTCAGTATGGCCTGGAATCAGAGCGTTGAAAAGAGGCAGGCCATGTGGTGAGGCAGCTATGCGTGGATCTCCCTCACAGGCCATGGAAAACCAGCGAGCTGCCAGATCCCTGTCTATATTCATAACCGGTTCAATGGCTTTGATGGCCGCCATTCTGACGGCGGGATGGGGGTCTCGGACAAGAGCTTCAATGGCGGGCCGCATGATTTCAAAGCAGTCTCCATGCTTCGACAAGATACGGCCTATGGCATCTGCGGCCACTCCACGGACACAGTTGAGACTGCGTCCATCAAGATGATGAACTTTAGTCCCATCAGACCCTTCGTTTTCCATTCTCGGATCTGGATGCTGGGTGGCATAATGAATCAGATGGCTAAGGGTTTTTTCCTGCCAGGGTTCATCGGCCCTTTCCCTGAGCATACGACAGAAAAGCAGGGCATATGCCTCGTCTTCTCCCGGAGGGTGCTGAACCAGAAAAGCCTCAATGTTTTTTATCTGCGCAGGACTCCAGGAGTCTTGCTGAGATTCAGCCTTATTTTCCGCAGGAGGCTTATAGGTAAAACCCTCCAAAATGGCTGCAAAATACGCGGGATGGGTATCTGGTGGGAAGCGAAGGGCAAGCTTTACAAATCTTTCAGGAAATCGCCTTGCCATGGAGGATAGGCTGGCCGCAAACTGGTTTATGGATGTCGTGAGGACATGCTCTGAGTTTTTTTGAATCCATTTGAGATTGTCTTTTTTCGTAACTTTTTTAGAAGAGACAATGCGGAGCCAGGCAGAGTCGCTGATTTTTTCCAGATTGGGCGTGAGTTTGGAACCGATGAATCCTCCGGAAGTAGCCCCTGACCTGAAATAAGTAGCCTCTGGAACCTCTCTGAATTTTCGTTTCAGAACCCTTATGAGATCTCTGGTGGAAGCTTTTATCCTTGAAGAATCCAGAGCAAGAAGCAGAAATTTCTGGGTTCTGCCCCAGTAGTGACCGAAATTGCCATGCTGCCATCCTTTGAGAAAATACTCGGCGTTAAATTTTTCTTGTGGGGAATGGTAATGGATAAGGGTTTCTTCCAGTTCATGGAACAGACCTTGGGAACAGTGGGGAGAGAGTTTTTTGATCAGGCGGATAGCAGGCCCCCATTTCGATTTTTTTGCGTAAGAATCCAGCCAGAATTTTTCAGTGTCGGAAAGCAGCCAGCGGATACCAACATCCGCATGGTGGGAAGGAAGATTCGCATAAAGGGACATCAGAATTTCCTGAACCACAGGAGAGGTGCTTTTTTCCAGAGAAGACAACTCTTCAAGAAGAAATTCTGTCTGTTCATCAAGAAGGATTTTTCCTGCCTGAATAAGGATTTCCAGCGCCCCGCGGGCAAAATCCGTCTGAGGCCGTCTATAATAAAAACCCTCCTTTTCCCACATGCCAAGCCGTGTCTCATCGTGTGGATCGGGATGGATGTCCGTTAATCTGACAATTTCAGGAAAAAGAAGTTTCCAGCCCTGCTCAGGGCATTGCGCGATTGTTTTTTTCAGGATTTGCAGGTCAGGTCTGTACCAGTTTTTAAAATCGTCATTTTCTTTGCGGATAAGGCGACCCTGGGTATCCAGGTGCCATGTGGAAAGTATTGTTTCAACCAGTCGGACGGCCCTCAGGGGGGACTTTGAACCCAGAGAATCCCAGCATACGGGGCTTTTCATGTGACCGCAGCGGATAAGATCCAGACGCAGTGCAAACATGGCATCTGAATCATTGGCCTCATCCCAGCATAAGGTATTCAGAATACGGCGGGGCCAGTCTTCTCCTTTGTGGAGAAAAGGACGCAGGGTTTCCGCCACCTGATCCGGCAGGGTATCTGTTACGGATCGGAGCAGAGAGAGAGCCTTGAAGGCCTCCTCTTCCTGGGAGAGGGAAAGCCAGCGCTGGATGCTGCCGGATGTGAGAAGAATGCGAACCCATGGCGCATGACCTGAAAAAACGGTTTCCAGCATATGGCCCTGCCATTTATCTTTCTTGCTCAGGTCAAGGCAATAATGACGGATTTCTTCTGAGGGTGCATCAAGCTGCCCAAGGATTTCAAGCACCAGATGCTTCATGTGGAAACGTACATGGGGAGACTCCAGAAGATTCTGGGCGGCGCTGAAAAAATCCGGAGCCGATTCTTCTGTCAAAAGGGTTAGTACCTGGCGAAGCTGCTCACGCCGGAAGAGGGATTGCTGTTCTCTGATCCCTAGCCATGTGAGTACCGTTCCATTGCCTTCATAAATGCGGGGAAGCAGACGTTCCGCAACAAGGTAATCCAGATAACGCTGGTGACAGAAGCTGATTCTCTGCCGATCCTTTTGAAGAAGTCCAAAGGAGATGAGTTTATCCAGAAGGATGGTGCTGCTGTTTTCCAGGCGGCCGACAGGAGCGGACACTTCTCCCCTTGTTTCCATATGATCCAGAAGCGGTTTCAGGAAGGCATCCATCTCTTTGGCGGAAACAGAAGCCTTTTCTTCCAGAGTGCGGCGGAGGTTTTCCAGAAAACAGCGCATCAGTTGCGTGGCGGTTTGGAAAGGCATCTGCCCTCCGTCTTCCCTGATCTTTAACCACATGGAAAGATGGAGGGGGATAGCAAGGATACGCCGCTGCTGTTTGCTCAGGCTTTCAAAATCCGGCCCGATGATGCCCCTGATCTCCTCTTCCGCAAGCGCCTCAACAGCAATTTTGACAAATTTTTCTTTTTCAGGCCCCTCCAGAAAGGCTCGGATTTCCGGATCGTTTTCAAGGTCAAAGGTACGGCAGGCAAAGACAAGAATCCTGTCTTTACCCTGTTCACGAAGGGCACGAACCTGTCTCAGCATTTCCTTGCAGATATCCATGGCTCTGCTGGAATGGGCAGCCGTCCAGCGGATGGCATCCAGCTGATCGAGAATCAGGACGGCCTTATCCTCTCCAGCCATGGCGGAGAGGGCCAGAGCCGGGGAGCCTTGCAGATCCATTTCCATTCCGTACTGTCTGGCGCTTTTGTCGGGAATCCGCCGATCCAGACGCAGGGGAAGGCAGGGAATGCCTTTTTCCCTGAGGTCTTGTGTGAGCTTATGGAGGACAGCACTTTTTCCGTATCCCGAAGGCCCATGCACAAGGATATCCTGACCCTTTTCGATGGCATCCTCTATCCGGCTGAAGATTTTGCTGCGGATAATTTCTGGCTGGATCAGGTTGGAGCCAATGGAATCCAGAAACTGCTCCTGAAGTTCCGTCACAACGGAAGCTGTCTGTGGAGAAAATATAAGAGGATTAAGGGTTTCCGCAGGAATGATTTGATCTGAAGATGGTGTAAAGAGGATGACATTTTGAGTGATAATTTGTGTAGTTTTAATGTCGCTGCCAATATTGAACATATTTTGCTGGTGCATCGTGCGGTGCCTCACTTTTTGAGAACCTGCGGAAAACCTAACCCAGATCAAAGTATTTGCCCGCTTTGGGGGAGCCTTGAAGTGTCTATTTTATTACAACATTTCCATATCCTACCACTTGGGTGCTAGTGATGTTATTTCCCGTATTGATCTGAGTCTGCTTTATGTTTGTCATGATTTTTTCCTTTGGCAGCAGTTCCATGATTTCTTTCATGAAGATTGGATCAGCCATTTTCAGCTCTAACTGCATCCTCAGCATTTCTTTAACTCCGTCGTCTTCGGGATAGTTTTCTGCCAAATTTAAGGCAGTTTTAGGGGCTGGTTCAGACAATTTATCCTTGAGCCAATGGAACAGTTTTTTTCTGCCCGTATCCAGACCCTGTTCCACAGTTTTACCAGCAGCATGAAGAAGGTAGGGGGTAAGATAGGCGATAGCACTCTGGGAAAGGCTTACGACATCCATGGTTTACTCCTTTGAATTGGGTATATGCGTCTTGATCATGATTGCCATCACAGGGTCAAGAAGTGTGTTTTCAGGTTTCTGACCGATCTGTTCTGCGGCTTTGAGGTAGTCTTGAAGCAGAGTCGCCATTAGCGGTTTGAATGGGTGGGGGTTTTGGGTGAAAAGCGGCAGAAGGGCTTGGATTCCTTCGGCAAAACTTGAGGCAGCATCTTGGTGCTTCCCTGAATCTAGTAAAATCTTTCCTTTTACCCCACAGGTCATTGCCAAATCCGGAAGAAAGGCCTCGGGCCTTGCCGCCGCGAGCTGCTTGTAAATCTCCACGGCTTTTTCCGCGTTGTAAAGGGCCTCTTCCCTGCGGCCGAGTTCACTGAGGTGGTTTGCAAGGTTATTCAGGGAGCCTGCGTACTCCGGGAGAAAGGCCTCCGGCCTTGCCTCGGCGAGCTGCCTGTCAATCTTCACGGCTTTTTCCGCGTTGTAAAGGGCCTCTTCCCTGCGGCCGAGTTCACTGAGATGGTTTGCAAGGTTATTCAGGGAGCCTGCGTACTCCGGGAGAAAGGCCTCCGGCCTTGCCTCGGCGAGCTGCTTTCTGATCTCCACGGCTTTTTCCGCATTGTGAAGGGCCTCTTCCCTGCGGCCGAGTTCACTGAGACGGTTTGCGAGGTTATTCAGGGAGCGAGCGTACTCCGGGAGAAAGGCCTCCGGCCTTGCCTCGGCGAGCTGCCTGTAAATCTCCATGGCTTTTTCCGCGTTGTGAAGGGCCTCTTCCCTGCGGCCGAGTTCACTGAGGTGATTTGCGAGGTTATTCAGGGAGGTAGCGTAATTTGGGAGAAAGGCCTCCGGCCTTGCCTCGGCAAGCTGCCTGTAAATCTCCGTGGCTTTCTCCGCGTTTTGAAGGGCCTCTTCCCTGCGGCCGAGCTCACTGAGGCGGACGGCGAGGTTGTTTTTTATGCCTGCCTGCTGGGCCAGGATGGCAATTTCTGGTTTTTTCTCATTGCTTTTTTCCATTTGCTCAAGAAGCAGCTTCGTGATTTCAACGGCCTTTTCACGGAGAGACAGAGTATGCTGGGGTAAGGCCCCTTCCAGGACAAAAAGGAGATCCGGTGTATGGGTTTTTCCCGTTTCAATCAGTGCTTCCAGCCACTCCATGGGTCTGGTATTTCCGGTATGGCTGAAATCCTGAAGGGTACGGATTACAAAGGGCACCACAGCGTACATATCCAGAGAATCCACCATGCGTTTCATGGTTTTTTTCTGTATGTCCATGGCGTATTTTCCAAAGATTCTCAGTACCAGGGCTTCTCCAAGAATATCCGGGAGCACCGGGGCAATGCCATGATCCGGAGCAGGCAGCAACATGGAGAGTCGATCCACCAGCACGCCCGGCCCGTTGGTGCAGTTTTTTCCCAGGGTATCGCATTCCTGTTTCGCCAGTTCCAGCGTCAGGGACTGGCTGAGTCCGCCGTTCATGGTGACCAGTGCGGCAAGATGGAGGAGCAAGTCCTTTTCCCCAGGCGGGCTGTTTTTTGAAAACCGGCCCATTTCCCGATCCGCCAGCTCAAAGGCCAGTTCTGTACGGGGAAGCTCCAGAACTTCCACAATGCCGGAGCGCAGGGAGAGAAGGGCGGCCATCATAAGATAGAGCGGGTCTTTCCAGGTGGGTTTGGCAAGCTCCTGATCAAAAAGTGAGTTTTCACCGGGAAGGGGAATGGGGGGCGGGTTTTGCCCATGAAGTCGGGAAAGCCTTTCCAACATGGCGGTCAGGAGCTCACGCCGATGCTCTGGGGTGTCGATGGTATCCAGCAGCATGGGTTCAGGGGGATCGAAAAGTTCTGGCACACGGGCTTCGCTGAAACCGCCCTCAAAAAGACTTTGAAACCAGCCCCCATTCTTATCCGCTTCACGTTCCAGTAGCAGGATGCGCAGGGGCGGGCCGGGTTCAGATCCTTCATTTTGTGAAAGTTCTTCCAGCCACACCTTTAAGAAGGAAGTCAGGCCAGCAGCATAATCCACCACGATTAAAACAGGCTTTTGCCAGCCCCAGTCCGCCAGATTCTGCAGGTCTGCAAATCTTTTCAGCTCTTTGCCCGTTAAAAAACCTGCCTGCCATTTGCCGGGTTCTTCTGTATCAAGATGGCTTATCAGCTCAATGGCCATGCGGGTTTTGCCACAACCTGCTCCGCCTGCAATAGTGCAAACGGAGATGGGGCGTGAGGTGTGCAGCCATTCCCACAGTTTTTTTAAGTTAGCATCACGGCCTATCAGGGGAATGCTGCGGCTGTAGGGATTGAGCAGGTCAATTTCTTTTTCCGCCCGTGGGGCACGCCTCTTCGGCGGGATCAGGGTCAGGTAGGGACGCTTGTAATCAATATGATTTCCATCGCCGGAAATCTGGATGATGACATTGCCGGAACCGTTTGCGGAAGCGTTTTGGCTGGAATCCATGGGCAGATCCTTTGCTGAAGAGACGATGACCTTGTTTTTTGACATGGACAGGAAGCATTCAGAATAGAAAGGGGATAGCATGGATGCAGGGTGCGGGCAAGGCTACACGAAGTCATGGCCCCTGAATTCTGCGGCCCCTTCATCAATACGCCGGGTGAGTTTCTG
This sequence is a window from Desulfobotulus mexicanus. Protein-coding genes within it:
- a CDS encoding ATP-binding protein, which encodes MHQQNMFNIGSDIKTTQIITQNVILFTPSSDQIIPAETLNPLIFSPQTASVVTELQEQFLDSIGSNLIQPEIIRSKIFSRIEDAIEKGQDILVHGPSGYGKSAVLHKLTQDLREKGIPCLPLRLDRRIPDKSARQYGMEMDLQGSPALALSAMAGEDKAVLILDQLDAIRWTAAHSSRAMDICKEMLRQVRALREQGKDRILVFACRTFDLENDPEIRAFLEGPEKEKFVKIAVEALAEEEIRGIIGPDFESLSKQQRRILAIPLHLSMWLKIREDGGQMPFQTATQLMRCFLENLRRTLEEKASVSAKEMDAFLKPLLDHMETRGEVSAPVGRLENSSTILLDKLISFGLLQKDRQRISFCHQRYLDYLVAERLLPRIYEGNGTVLTWLGIREQQSLFRREQLRQVLTLLTEESAPDFFSAAQNLLESPHVRFHMKHLVLEILGQLDAPSEEIRHYCLDLSKKDKWQGHMLETVFSGHAPWVRILLTSGSIQRWLSLSQEEEAFKALSLLRSVTDTLPDQVAETLRPFLHKGEDWPRRILNTLCWDEANDSDAMFALRLDLIRCGHMKSPVCWDSLGSKSPLRAVRLVETILSTWHLDTQGRLIRKENDDFKNWYRPDLQILKKTIAQCPEQGWKLLFPEIVRLTDIHPDPHDETRLGMWEKEGFYYRRPQTDFARGALEILIQAGKILLDEQTEFLLEELSSLEKSTSPVVQEILMSLYANLPSHHADVGIRWLLSDTEKFWLDSYAKKSKWGPAIRLIKKLSPHCSQGLFHELEETLIHYHSPQEKFNAEYFLKGWQHGNFGHYWGRTQKFLLLALDSSRIKASTRDLIRVLKRKFREVPEATYFRSGATSGGFIGSKLTPNLEKISDSAWLRIVSSKKVTKKDNLKWIQKNSEHVLTTSINQFAASLSSMARRFPERFVKLALRFPPDTHPAYFAAILEGFTYKPPAENKAESQQDSWSPAQIKNIEAFLVQHPPGEDEAYALLFCRMLRERADEPWQEKTLSHLIHYATQHPDPRMENEGSDGTKVHHLDGRSLNCVRGVAADAIGRILSKHGDCFEIMRPAIEALVRDPHPAVRMAAIKAIEPVMNIDRDLAARWFSMACEGDPRIAASPHGLPLFNALIPGHTETVGHLIPEMAFSSFQDVAFQGARQVAGRWLFWDFFEEELSQCRNGTLAQRRGVAHVAASFIHDIKHFEKCKDLLLQFMNDGEKEVRNELRNIFREGGLLERSEAIPFIRAYIRSQAFDDSFNHFIRDLKEFKGDLVPLADIIFAVFEEIPKILKEKRSHQPYPSQEMPGLLLRLYEQSQEKRNHSIALRCLDIWDLFFEERIAGVIGLTKNLEQ
- a CDS encoding tetratricopeptide repeat protein; the protein is MDSSQNASANGSGNVIIQISGDGNHIDYKRPYLTLIPPKRRAPRAEKEIDLLNPYSRSIPLIGRDANLKKLWEWLHTSRPISVCTIAGGAGCGKTRMAIELISHLDTEEPGKWQAGFLTGKELKRFADLQNLADWGWQKPVLIVVDYAAGLTSFLKVWLEELSQNEGSEPGPPLRILLLEREADKNGGWFQSLFEGGFSEARVPELFDPPEPMLLDTIDTPEHRRELLTAMLERLSRLHGQNPPPIPLPGENSLFDQELAKPTWKDPLYLMMAALLSLRSGIVEVLELPRTELAFELADREMGRFSKNSPPGEKDLLLHLAALVTMNGGLSQSLTLELAKQECDTLGKNCTNGPGVLVDRLSMLLPAPDHGIAPVLPDILGEALVLRIFGKYAMDIQKKTMKRMVDSLDMYAVVPFVIRTLQDFSHTGNTRPMEWLEALIETGKTHTPDLLFVLEGALPQHTLSLREKAVEITKLLLEQMEKSNEKKPEIAILAQQAGIKNNLAVRLSELGRREEALQNAEKATEIYRQLAEARPEAFLPNYATSLNNLANHLSELGRREEALHNAEKAMEIYRQLAEARPEAFLPEYARSLNNLANRLSELGRREEALHNAEKAVEIRKQLAEARPEAFLPEYAGSLNNLANHLSELGRREEALYNAEKAVKIDRQLAEARPEAFLPEYAGSLNNLANHLSELGRREEALYNAEKAVEIYKQLAAARPEAFLPDLAMTCGVKGKILLDSGKHQDAASSFAEGIQALLPLFTQNPHPFKPLMATLLQDYLKAAEQIGQKPENTLLDPVMAIMIKTHIPNSKE